One Pseudomonas muyukensis DNA segment encodes these proteins:
- a CDS encoding glutathione S-transferase has protein sequence MLKLHGFAVSNYYNMVKLALLEKGLPFEEVPFFGGQTPQALAVSPRGKVPVLQTEHGFISETGVILDYLEQTQPGKALLPADAFGQAKVRELLREIELYIELPARTCYAEAFFGAAVEPLIKERARADLLAGFATLKRNGQFSPYVAGEQLTIADLMFCFSVDLACAVGKKVLNLDFLADFPQAAALLEKLQGNPHMARIAADKDAVMPAFLEMIKSGKR, from the coding sequence ATGCTCAAGCTTCATGGATTCGCGGTCAGCAACTACTACAACATGGTCAAGCTGGCGCTGCTGGAAAAAGGCCTGCCCTTCGAGGAGGTGCCGTTCTTCGGCGGCCAGACGCCCCAGGCCTTGGCGGTCAGCCCGCGCGGCAAGGTGCCGGTGCTGCAGACCGAGCATGGCTTCATCAGCGAGACCGGGGTGATCCTCGACTACCTCGAGCAGACCCAGCCAGGCAAGGCGCTGCTGCCGGCCGACGCCTTCGGCCAGGCCAAGGTGCGCGAGCTGCTGCGGGAGATCGAGCTGTACATCGAGCTGCCGGCGCGTACCTGCTACGCCGAGGCGTTCTTTGGCGCGGCGGTGGAGCCGTTGATCAAGGAGCGTGCCCGCGCGGACCTGCTCGCGGGCTTTGCCACCCTCAAGCGCAATGGCCAGTTCTCGCCTTATGTGGCGGGTGAGCAGTTGACCATCGCCGACCTGATGTTCTGCTTTTCGGTCGACCTGGCCTGCGCGGTGGGCAAGAAGGTGCTGAACCTCGACTTCCTGGCGGACTTCCCGCAGGCCGCGGCGTTGCTGGAGAAACTGCAGGGTAATCCACACATGGCGCGGATCGCGGCGGACAAGGACGCGGTGATGCCGGCGTTCCTGGAGATGATCAAGAGCGGCAAGCGCTGA
- a CDS encoding TIGR02647 family protein — protein sequence MPFNPELIAEMEVLAQFNLDSHQEGIKVCSDASPALVAAAKRLHDKGLTDQPDGGYLTSLGNDAAESVQLLLRVLKTPQPA from the coding sequence ATGCCCTTCAACCCCGAACTGATCGCCGAAATGGAAGTGCTTGCCCAGTTCAACCTGGACAGTCACCAGGAAGGCATCAAGGTGTGCAGCGATGCCTCCCCGGCGTTGGTCGCCGCAGCCAAGCGCCTGCACGACAAAGGTCTCACTGACCAGCCCGACGGCGGTTACCTCACCAGCCTGGGCAACGACGCCGCCGAGAGCGTGCAATTGCTGCTCAGGGTTCTGAAAACGCCTCAGCCGGCCTGA